Proteins from one Phormidium ambiguum IAM M-71 genomic window:
- a CDS encoding DUF429 domain-containing protein, with amino-acid sequence MNFLGIDLGWKTGASGLSCLTWQNNQLQLLDLDRRESIADILSWVDTFAPATTPAIIAVDAPTLIPNATGMRLPDIMTHKLFHRYHAACYPANLGRPFAQRTVEFGLSLEAKGFLHAATIEPQKLGRYQIEVFPHPAIVNLFGLERILKYKKGKLAERRSELIKLRDFILNCLPTLQPKLNLTELPEIPLTGLAMKSVEDQLDSLICAYVGAYWWYWGIERNLVLGDYSTGYIVIPNSWQNPLKIT; translated from the coding sequence ATGAACTTTCTCGGAATTGACCTTGGTTGGAAAACTGGCGCAAGTGGTTTAAGCTGCTTAACTTGGCAAAATAATCAATTACAATTACTAGATTTAGACCGTCGAGAATCCATTGCTGATATTCTGTCTTGGGTAGATACTTTCGCACCTGCAACAACCCCAGCAATTATTGCTGTAGATGCGCCAACATTAATTCCCAATGCCACAGGAATGCGCCTTCCAGATATCATGACTCATAAATTATTTCATCGTTATCACGCTGCTTGTTATCCAGCAAATTTAGGACGACCTTTTGCCCAAAGAACTGTCGAATTTGGTTTAAGTTTAGAAGCTAAAGGTTTTCTTCACGCAGCAACAATAGAACCACAAAAATTGGGAAGATATCAAATTGAAGTATTTCCCCATCCAGCAATTGTAAATTTATTTGGATTAGAACGGATTTTGAAATACAAAAAAGGCAAATTAGCAGAAAGACGCAGCGAATTAATTAAACTCCGTGATTTTATTTTAAATTGCTTACCAACTCTGCAACCAAAACTTAACTTAACTGAGTTACCTGAAATTCCTCTCACAGGTTTAGCAATGAAAAGTGTAGAAGACCAACTTGATAGTTTAATTTGTGCTTATGTTGGTGCTTATTGGTGGTATTGGGGAATAGAAAGAAATTTGGTTTTAGGCGATTATTCTACAGGTTATATTGTAATTCCTAATTCTTGGCAAAATCCATTAAAAATAACTTAA
- the glgP gene encoding alpha-glucan family phosphorylase — MQPIRTFNVTPSLPQRLEPLRQLAYNLHWDWNVDTKDLFRRLDRDLWESSRHNPVLMLGTISQSRLQEIAEDEGFIAQMERAAQQLEDYHHRLTWYHKNRILSASGKIPSIGEDSEGLPHSYQSLSTNQTECYAYFSMEFGLTDCLPIYSGGLGVLAGDHLKSASDIGLPLVGVGLLYQEGYFSQFLNADGWQTEHYPINDFYNMPLHLERHPDGSEIRIEVDYPGRKVYARIWRVQIGTVPLYLLDTNIDANPSKYDHDITDRLYGGDIDMRIHQEMMLGIGGIRALTALGLNPTAFHMNEGHSAFLSLERIRVLIQEQGLSFAQAKQVIAASSIFTTHTPVPAGIDLFPPDKIVYYLGYYAEIFGLQKEEFLALGREDTGDLSAPFSMAILAIKMASFVNGVAKLHGVVSRSMFKTLWPSLPLEEVPITSITNGVHARSCVSPVMQSLYDRYLGPRWERASSGDPLWDKVTAIPDEELWRYHERCRAELIVFTRERLVKKFRERGASVDQISQAAEVLDPSVLTIGFARRFATYKRATLWMRDMERIKRIMLANKSRRLQFVIAGKAHPQDIPGKELIKAINHIIGEENLSRNVVFIPDYDLNVARHMIAGCDVWLNTPRRPREASGTSGMKASMNGLLNLSVLDGWWDEADYVRTGWPIGHGEDYDDPNYQDEVEANALYDCIEKEVVPLFYNRDAEGTPRGWVSKMKNAIRINCPYFNTARMVREYASRAYFPASDRYFIMTSEKYAPAKDLADWKYKMFDNWYNMKIESIDVPEGEQIQINQTIHVKARINLAGISSDHVRVELYTGLLNANGDIVNGMPTEMDYQGADNEGISIYTGNITYTSSGLQGMSLRILPKHEYLSNPYDMGLILWAQ, encoded by the coding sequence ATGCAGCCAATTAGAACATTTAACGTTACCCCTTCCTTACCGCAACGCTTAGAACCCTTGCGGCAGTTAGCTTATAATCTGCACTGGGATTGGAACGTCGATACCAAAGATTTATTTCGTCGTTTAGACCGCGATTTGTGGGAATCTAGCCGCCACAACCCAGTTCTGATGCTAGGGACAATTTCCCAAAGTAGATTGCAGGAAATAGCCGAAGATGAAGGTTTTATTGCCCAAATGGAAAGGGCGGCTCAACAATTAGAAGATTATCACCATCGATTAACTTGGTATCACAAAAACCGCATATTAAGCGCCAGTGGCAAAATACCAAGTATTGGCGAAGATTCCGAAGGTTTACCTCATTCGTACCAATCATTATCTACTAACCAAACTGAGTGCTATGCCTACTTTTCTATGGAATTTGGGTTAACAGATTGTTTGCCTATTTATTCTGGTGGTTTAGGCGTTTTAGCTGGAGATCATTTAAAATCTGCTAGTGATATAGGACTACCTTTAGTTGGAGTTGGATTACTTTATCAAGAAGGTTATTTTAGCCAATTTCTGAATGCTGATGGTTGGCAAACGGAACATTACCCGATTAATGATTTTTACAATATGCCTTTGCATCTGGAACGTCATCCAGATGGTTCGGAAATTCGCATTGAAGTTGATTATCCAGGTCGAAAAGTTTATGCACGAATTTGGCGGGTACAAATAGGAACTGTGCCGTTGTATTTGCTGGATACTAATATTGATGCTAACCCCAGTAAATATGACCATGATATTACCGATCGATTATATGGCGGTGATATTGATATGCGGATTCACCAAGAAATGATGTTAGGAATTGGTGGAATTCGTGCTTTAACAGCTTTGGGTTTAAACCCAACAGCTTTCCACATGAATGAAGGTCACTCGGCCTTTTTATCTTTAGAACGTATCCGGGTTTTAATTCAAGAACAAGGATTAAGTTTCGCCCAAGCAAAACAGGTAATTGCTGCTAGTAGTATTTTTACTACTCACACTCCTGTCCCGGCAGGAATTGACTTATTTCCTCCTGATAAAATTGTTTATTACCTGGGTTACTATGCAGAAATATTTGGTTTACAAAAAGAAGAATTTTTGGCTTTAGGAAGGGAAGATACTGGGGATTTAAGCGCACCATTTAGTATGGCAATTTTGGCAATTAAAATGGCATCTTTTGTCAATGGTGTTGCCAAGTTACACGGGGTAGTTTCACGGTCAATGTTCAAAACACTTTGGCCGAGTTTACCCTTAGAAGAAGTTCCGATTACATCAATTACTAATGGCGTTCATGCCCGTAGTTGTGTTTCTCCAGTCATGCAAAGTTTGTACGATCGCTATTTAGGCCCGCGTTGGGAAAGGGCATCTAGTGGCGATCCTTTATGGGATAAAGTAACAGCAATACCTGATGAAGAATTATGGCGATATCATGAACGTTGTCGGGCTGAATTAATCGTATTTACACGAGAAAGATTGGTCAAAAAATTTCGAGAAAGGGGTGCTTCAGTAGACCAAATTTCTCAAGCAGCAGAAGTTCTCGATCCAAGTGTTTTAACTATTGGGTTTGCGCGGCGGTTTGCTACTTATAAACGGGCGACTTTGTGGATGCGAGATATGGAACGCATCAAGCGAATTATGCTGGCAAATAAGTCGCGGAGATTGCAGTTTGTAATTGCCGGAAAAGCACATCCTCAAGATATTCCAGGGAAAGAGTTAATTAAGGCAATTAATCATATAATTGGGGAAGAAAATTTGAGTCGTAATGTGGTGTTTATTCCTGATTACGATTTGAATGTTGCCCGACACATGATTGCGGGTTGTGATGTGTGGTTAAATACTCCGAGAAGACCAAGAGAAGCTTCTGGTACTAGTGGAATGAAAGCTTCGATGAATGGTCTTTTAAACCTTAGTGTTTTGGACGGTTGGTGGGATGAAGCTGATTATGTCCGCACTGGTTGGCCTATTGGTCATGGGGAAGATTATGATGACCCAAATTATCAAGATGAAGTAGAAGCAAATGCACTTTATGATTGCATTGAAAAAGAGGTAGTACCGCTATTTTATAATCGGGATGCTGAGGGTACGCCTCGCGGTTGGGTAAGCAAAATGAAAAATGCAATTCGCATTAATTGTCCTTATTTTAATACGGCAAGAATGGTACGAGAATATGCTTCTAGGGCTTATTTTCCGGCTAGCGATCGCTACTTTATCATGACTTCAGAAAAATATGCCCCTGCTAAAGATTTGGCTGATTGGAAATATAAAATGTTTGACAATTGGTACAACATGAAAATTGAAAGTATTGATGTACCTGAAGGAGAACAAATTCAAATTAATCAAACAATTCATGTTAAAGCCAGAATTAATTTAGCAGGAATTAGTTCCGATCATGTGCGAGTAGAATTGTACACTGGTTTGTTAAATGCTAATGGAGATATTGTCAACGGAATGCCAACAGAAATGGATTATCAAGGTGCTGATAATGAAGGAATTAGCATTTACACGGGCAATATTACTTACACTTCCAGTGGTTTACAAGGAATGTCTTTGCGGATTTTACCTAAGCATGAATATCTCAGTAATCCTTATGATATGGGATTAATTCTTTGGGCACAATAA
- the eis gene encoding GNAT family N-acetyltransferase has protein sequence MKLNLEFGSLSNEEDAKQLAAILGQCFAFPNTEKYFQCLGLENFRVVRDRNRIVGGLAVYQMGQWFGGKSVPMAGIAAVGVPPEQRGTGVAFELLSQTLRELYEREVPISALYPATQRLYRKVGYEQGGYACVHEIPTNSIGLSDRTLPIQSVTPIDSEIFSDIYRQSAIKINGKLDRNQAIWLKIIQPREQEIIYAYLVGAESQPEGYIIFYQNAKQSQLVILDWVALTTAAAKRLWTFVADHRSQIETAVWRGSVVHPLLLLLPEQTAKVKNSSIWMLRIVNVAKALSKRGYPTGVETELHLAVQDDLLTDNNGNFILRVSGGSGEVTRGGKGELRLNIRGLSPLYTGLYTPQQLQFSGFLEATDRVIATATEIFASSVPWMADFF, from the coding sequence ATGAAACTTAACTTAGAATTTGGTTCGCTATCCAATGAAGAAGATGCCAAACAACTAGCCGCTATCCTGGGACAATGTTTTGCTTTTCCCAATACCGAAAAGTATTTCCAATGCTTAGGTTTAGAGAATTTTCGGGTAGTTAGGGACAGAAATCGAATAGTTGGTGGGTTGGCTGTATACCAGATGGGACAATGGTTTGGGGGTAAAAGCGTCCCAATGGCGGGAATAGCAGCTGTAGGAGTACCGCCAGAACAGAGAGGAACGGGAGTAGCTTTTGAGTTGCTATCTCAGACACTTCGGGAACTTTACGAAAGAGAAGTCCCAATTTCCGCACTTTATCCCGCCACCCAAAGACTTTATCGCAAAGTGGGTTATGAACAAGGAGGATACGCTTGTGTTCATGAGATTCCGACTAATAGTATCGGGTTAAGCGATCGCACTCTTCCCATCCAATCCGTCACTCCGATCGATTCAGAAATTTTTTCTGACATATATCGTCAATCAGCTATTAAAATAAATGGCAAACTGGATCGCAACCAAGCAATTTGGTTAAAAATTATCCAGCCGCGAGAACAGGAAATAATCTATGCTTATCTAGTCGGTGCAGAAAGCCAACCAGAAGGCTATATTATTTTCTATCAAAATGCCAAACAATCCCAATTAGTAATTTTAGATTGGGTTGCTTTGACAACAGCTGCCGCCAAACGGTTGTGGACGTTTGTTGCCGATCATCGTTCTCAAATCGAAACAGCTGTATGGCGTGGTTCAGTTGTTCACCCGTTACTATTACTTTTACCAGAACAAACAGCCAAGGTAAAAAATTCAAGTATCTGGATGTTACGGATAGTTAACGTAGCGAAAGCACTTTCAAAACGTGGTTATCCAACCGGGGTGGAAACTGAATTACACTTAGCAGTTCAAGATGATTTATTGACCGATAATAATGGCAATTTTATTCTCAGGGTGTCTGGTGGTAGTGGCGAAGTAACGCGGGGAGGTAAAGGGGAGTTACGATTAAATATACGTGGACTCTCACCGCTTTATACGGGACTTTATACACCCCAACAATTACAATTTAGTGGTTTTTTAGAAGCTACCGATCGAGTTATTGCCACCGCCACAGAAATTTTTGCTAGTTCTGTACCTTGGATGGCAGATTTCTTTTAA
- a CDS encoding metallophosphoesterase family protein, translating to MILFAGDPHGDFKPIIRGVKTYSPQAVILLGDCDLDRSLDEELAEILDLTEVWFIPGNHDGDQDNWYDNLFSSKLGDRNLHGRVVEIDGKRIAGLGGVFREKIWRPPAKPRFPTRQDLLHTCGKGQRWRDNIPRKHHVTIFWQDYAALRKQKADILVTHEAPSSHRFGFKELDDLALALGANKMFHGHHHEHYSRTICRGKITVHGVGKSGLCDENGNVLIIGKEQEQPRLKSSAT from the coding sequence ATGATTTTATTTGCTGGAGATCCTCACGGTGATTTTAAACCAATTATTCGGGGTGTAAAAACTTACTCTCCACAAGCTGTGATTTTGTTAGGTGATTGTGATTTAGATCGATCGCTTGATGAAGAACTTGCCGAAATTCTAGACCTAACAGAAGTTTGGTTTATTCCAGGGAATCATGATGGCGATCAGGACAATTGGTACGATAACTTGTTTAGTTCTAAATTAGGCGATCGTAACTTACATGGCAGAGTAGTAGAAATTGACGGGAAAAGAATCGCAGGTTTAGGCGGAGTTTTTCGAGAAAAAATTTGGCGACCCCCAGCAAAACCCAGATTTCCCACTCGTCAAGATTTACTCCATACTTGCGGTAAAGGACAACGCTGGCGTGACAACATTCCCCGCAAGCATCATGTAACTATTTTTTGGCAAGATTATGCCGCATTGAGAAAACAAAAAGCCGATATTTTAGTCACCCATGAAGCGCCATCTTCCCATCGTTTTGGATTTAAAGAATTAGATGATTTAGCTTTAGCACTTGGCGCAAATAAAATGTTTCATGGTCATCATCACGAACATTATAGTCGAACAATTTGTCGCGGTAAAATTACCGTGCATGGAGTCGGTAAATCTGGTCTTTGTGATGAAAATGGCAATGTATTAATTATTGGTAAAGAACAAGAACAACCACGTCTGAAATCTTCTGCAACTTAG